The following coding sequences lie in one Nitrososphaerales archaeon genomic window:
- a CDS encoding bis(5'-nucleosyl)-tetraphosphatase, with the protein MEERSAGAVLFTDKNGKIEYLLLHYPTGHWDFAKGNIEEGEDELDTVKREVREETSIDSIEFIDGFRKKISYNYKRNGRFVHKEVIFYLAKTNAQDVRLSFEHKGYKWLNYEDAMKLLTYKNAKMILEEANKFLSKSTDSN; encoded by the coding sequence ATGGAAGAGCGCTCTGCTGGAGCAGTGCTGTTTACCGATAAGAACGGTAAGATAGAATACTTGCTGTTACATTATCCAACAGGACACTGGGATTTTGCCAAGGGCAATATAGAGGAGGGCGAGGACGAGCTTGATACCGTAAAAAGAGAAGTTAGAGAAGAGACATCTATTGATAGTATTGAATTTATAGATGGTTTTAGGAAGAAGATCTCTTATAATTACAAGAGAAATGGAAGATTTGTGCATAAGGAAGTAATATTTTACTTGGCTAAAACAAACGCTCAGGATGTGAGGTTATCGTTTGAGCATAAAGGCTACAAGTGGTTAAACTACGAGGATGCCATGAAACTACTAACATATAAAAATGCGAAGATGATACTTGAAGAGGCCAACAAATTCTTAAGTAAAAGCACAGATAGTAATTGA
- the uppS gene encoding polyprenyl diphosphate synthase has product MLHLSGLYKIYEKYLSSQIRKDISPNHVAIVLDGNRRWAKRHLYLPKIGHYRGADRVEELIIWCNELGIKIITLYALSTENLQRKDEELEYLYDLIEQRLKKLLVDPKLHKFKMNVRAIGKLELLPERITRVLKELENVTKDYDNIYLNIAIAYGGQTEMVDAIRKVARMVKNGKLDVNDIDKDIVESCLYTSHLPQPEPDMMLRTSGEQRLSGFLIWQSAYSELVFMDVFWPEFRKIDLMRAIRTYQKRKRRYGL; this is encoded by the coding sequence GTGCTGCATTTAAGTGGGCTTTATAAAATCTATGAAAAATATCTATCGAGTCAGATCAGGAAAGATATTTCGCCAAATCATGTTGCAATAGTGCTCGATGGAAACAGAAGGTGGGCTAAACGTCATCTATATTTGCCTAAGATAGGTCACTATAGAGGAGCAGATAGGGTTGAAGAACTCATAATTTGGTGTAATGAATTGGGGATAAAGATAATTACACTATATGCTCTGTCGACAGAAAATCTGCAAAGAAAGGACGAAGAGCTCGAATATCTGTATGACTTGATAGAGCAAAGATTGAAGAAACTGTTGGTCGATCCGAAGTTGCACAAATTCAAAATGAATGTGAGAGCGATAGGAAAATTGGAGCTTCTTCCAGAACGAATAACGAGAGTACTGAAGGAACTGGAAAATGTAACAAAAGACTATGATAATATTTATCTTAACATAGCTATAGCATATGGAGGACAGACGGAAATGGTCGATGCTATTAGAAAAGTAGCTCGTATGGTTAAGAATGGGAAGCTTGATGTTAATGACATCGATAAGGATATAGTAGAATCATGCCTCTATACATCGCATTTGCCCCAACCTGAACCAGATATGATGCTGAGAACTTCAGGCGAGCAAAGGTTGAGTGGTTTCTTGATATGGCAGAGCGCATATAGTGAACTTGTATTCATGGATGTATTTTGGCCTGAATTCAGAAAGATCGATCTAATGAGAGCTATCAGAACTTACCAAAAAAGAAAAAGAAGGTATGGGCTATAA
- a CDS encoding DUF373 family protein: protein MSGSPQKAKNILVLCIDRDDDIGSKGGVQTPIVGRDSCIHAGIRLAIEDPEEADSNAIFAAIKLYEELLSKGYTPEVALLSGTYKRGVEADEKIAFQLQDILQKYKAEGAVVVSDGGDDESVLPIIQNMVPVISVQRVVIKHSRSVEYSYAVLGRYLKSLVYDPRYSKFVLGVPGALLIVGALATVLELGRYALAAVGIVLGAAFILRGFDFDKAIRNLARFTPSSFIKVFSLAAGTMIILASLQMGYIAIPSGMITEEIAAWQIATNPKIIGYFVNGMLALLWIGLGTIFGGMLLSHWFRGSLRALSDVLRLIVLALFYIPMQQFMLVLIGEGSPFSLISSLLIGLALALVAATFVYQYYRKKKGGEQLKH from the coding sequence ATGTCAGGTTCTCCACAAAAGGCTAAGAACATTCTTGTTCTATGTATTGATAGGGATGATGATATTGGATCAAAAGGTGGAGTGCAAACGCCGATCGTTGGAAGGGATAGTTGCATACATGCAGGGATAAGACTTGCAATTGAGGATCCAGAGGAGGCTGATTCTAATGCCATATTTGCTGCAATAAAGTTGTACGAAGAACTTTTGAGCAAAGGCTACACGCCGGAAGTAGCCTTGCTATCTGGCACATACAAGAGGGGCGTTGAAGCTGATGAAAAAATTGCTTTTCAGCTTCAGGATATACTGCAGAAGTATAAAGCTGAGGGGGCTGTGGTAGTTTCTGATGGGGGGGATGATGAGTCCGTTCTTCCAATTATACAGAACATGGTACCAGTGATTTCTGTACAGCGCGTAGTAATAAAGCACAGCAGAAGCGTAGAGTATTCTTATGCCGTATTAGGCAGGTATCTAAAGTCCCTTGTATACGACCCTAGATATTCCAAGTTCGTTCTGGGCGTACCAGGTGCTTTGCTCATAGTGGGTGCGCTTGCAACTGTATTAGAACTAGGAAGATATGCTTTGGCCGCAGTTGGAATTGTTTTGGGTGCCGCATTCATACTTCGAGGTTTCGATTTTGACAAAGCGATAAGGAATCTGGCAAGATTCACACCGTCAAGTTTCATCAAGGTATTCTCGCTTGCAGCTGGCACAATGATTATCCTAGCTTCACTACAAATGGGGTATATTGCAATACCGTCAGGTATGATCACGGAGGAGATTGCAGCATGGCAGATTGCAACTAACCCTAAGATAATAGGATATTTTGTAAATGGAATGCTTGCGCTTCTCTGGATTGGCTTAGGAACAATATTTGGCGGAATGCTGCTCAGTCACTGGTTCAGAGGGAGTTTAAGAGCACTTAGTGATGTGCTTAGGTTGATAGTGTTAGCGCTCTTCTATATACCGATGCAGCAATTCATGTTAGTACTAATAGGGGAAGGAAGTCCATTCTCTCTTATCTCTTCGCTCCTGATAGGACTTGCTCTAGCACTGGTGGCAGCAACGTTTGTTTACCAGTACTACAGGAAGAAAAAAGGTGGCGAGCAATTAAAACACTGA
- a CDS encoding aminotransferase class III-fold pyridoxal phosphate-dependent enzyme has protein sequence MSHKIIHAPPGPKAKEIVSYINKHCLESTFTYPLVVANGQGCYIEDVDGNIFLDFASNIGVSQLGYSHPDIMQVLRKYSSKSALKIAGQDFYCEEHANLARAVLSIVPDNFKVFLVNSGAEAVENAIKLAYRSRGPLVGISCYGAFHGRTLGALTFTYSKPVQKKNFPEFSVKRIKFCTSDDDPAIDDISRILEEQKDVAFIITEIIQGEGGYNIASKKFIQNIHKSARGYCVPLIIDEVQSGMGRTGTWWAWEHYGIKPDIMTAAKGLQVGATLFDEMYDPHEKGAASSTWGGGHRIDMAVGATVIDVIRRDRLLDNARKMGNILLNRLSEFVGKYGVVDARGIGLMIGVEYESKERRDQVLQNAFKNGLVLLPAGEKTMRVIPPLIITEKEIDEGVEILRKSLL, from the coding sequence ATGTCTCATAAGATAATTCATGCCCCGCCGGGTCCAAAAGCAAAGGAGATAGTCTCATACATTAACAAACACTGTCTGGAATCGACCTTCACATATCCTCTAGTAGTTGCAAATGGTCAAGGATGTTACATTGAGGACGTAGACGGCAACATTTTCTTAGATTTTGCGTCGAATATAGGCGTATCACAATTGGGATACTCACACCCAGACATAATGCAAGTTTTGCGAAAATACTCAAGCAAGAGTGCACTTAAGATTGCTGGACAGGATTTTTACTGTGAGGAACATGCTAACCTTGCCCGAGCCGTATTATCAATAGTGCCAGATAATTTCAAAGTCTTTTTAGTTAACAGTGGTGCGGAAGCGGTTGAGAATGCCATCAAACTGGCGTATAGGTCACGAGGCCCATTGGTAGGCATATCTTGTTACGGCGCATTTCATGGCCGAACCCTAGGAGCATTAACATTCACCTACAGCAAACCGGTTCAAAAAAAGAACTTCCCAGAATTTTCGGTTAAGAGAATAAAGTTCTGTACAAGTGACGATGATCCCGCCATAGACGATATAAGTAGGATTTTAGAGGAGCAGAAGGATGTTGCCTTTATTATAACTGAAATTATACAAGGAGAGGGAGGATATAATATAGCGAGTAAGAAATTCATACAGAATATTCATAAATCTGCAAGAGGATACTGCGTACCACTCATAATTGATGAAGTCCAGTCGGGCATGGGACGGACTGGAACATGGTGGGCATGGGAACACTACGGAATCAAACCCGACATAATGACAGCTGCAAAGGGACTGCAGGTAGGCGCAACCCTCTTTGATGAAATGTACGATCCGCATGAGAAGGGTGCAGCGTCGAGCACGTGGGGTGGCGGTCATAGAATAGATATGGCGGTTGGTGCTACCGTAATAGATGTTATAAGACGCGATAGATTGCTTGACAACGCAAGAAAGATGGGTAACATCTTGCTTAATCGACTTTCAGAATTTGTCGGAAAATATGGGGTAGTAGATGCCAGAGGAATTGGTTTGATGATTGGCGTAGAATATGAAAGTAAGGAGAGGAGAGATCAGGTACTGCAGAATGCGTTCAAGAATGGTTTGGTATTGCTACCAGCGGGGGAAAAGACTATGCGTGTCATACCACCATTGATAATAACTGAAAAGGAGATCGATGAGGGGGTTGAAATACTGCGCAAATCACTACTGTAG
- a CDS encoding PRC-barrel domain-containing protein gives MRPCYISDLKGMKVIDTDGEKFGVVQEVHIDPINLTIMGLMVRKGFKTVLVQKDFVERIGKGCVMLRTQPVIESMEVLDINGEKVGKVSHVFRNETTKMIELIEINTGFACKPLKIPQHEIHGLGKKVVLKHTKEEYAKNTILQ, from the coding sequence ATACGACCCTGTTACATTTCAGATCTGAAGGGTATGAAGGTCATTGATACTGATGGAGAGAAGTTTGGAGTTGTGCAGGAAGTGCACATCGATCCAATCAATTTAACAATAATGGGCCTGATGGTACGCAAGGGATTCAAGACGGTATTAGTACAAAAGGACTTTGTCGAAAGGATCGGCAAGGGCTGTGTTATGTTGAGGACACAACCGGTGATTGAATCGATGGAAGTTCTAGACATCAACGGCGAGAAAGTTGGGAAGGTCAGTCATGTATTCAGGAATGAAACCACCAAAATGATTGAACTTATAGAAATAAACACTGGTTTTGCATGCAAGCCATTGAAGATACCACAGCACGAAATTCATGGGCTAGGGAAGAAAGTTGTGCTGAAACATACCAAGGAAGAATACGCAAAGAACACCATACTACAGTAG